The following is a genomic window from Micromonospora cathayae.
CGTCGCTGTGCCCGTAGTCGTGGATCGAGGCCACGGCGGGATGGTTCACGCTGGCCATGGCCTTCGCCTCGACCAGGAACCGGCGGGCGAAGTCCGGGTCGTCCGCCACGTCGGGCAGCATGGCCTTCACCGCGACCGTCCGGCCGAGCACCACGTCGACCGCCCGCCACACCTCGCCCATGCCACCGGCGCCGATCCGGGCGTCGAGCCGGTACCGGTCACCGAGTCGCAGGCCAGGGAGCAGCATGACCTTCCACCGTCCGTACGTCGCATCGTGCTGACGGCGGGCCGACCGTCGCGACATCATGCCACAACGGATCGCGGCGACCACCGGCCCTGCCACGGGCGGGCAGCGCGCTGTCCCGCGCCGGGCGAACAGCGTCGGACGTATCGGTCGGACCGGGTCGGATCGCCCGTCCGTGACGCCGGACGGGCTTGCGTTCGAACGAGTAGAACTTTTGTCATGGGTGTAAAAAGCTCGCGAACTCTTGACTGAAGCTGTGATCGCATGAGGATGTCCTGATGCGTCGTCACTTCCCGGCCCTGGTGCGTCTGACCTCGGCGGTGTTCGCGTTCGTCCTCGCCTCGGCGGTCGCTGTGCTGGCGTTGCCCGGCCCGGCGACCGCCCACGGCACCCTGGCCATGTCCACGCCCGCGTCGGGTGCCGCCGTGAGCGAGCCGTTGACGACGGTGCAGCTCTACTTCACCGAGCGGGTCGCCGCCAACGCGTACTTCGCCGTCACCGCACCCGGCGGGGGACGGGTCGACGACGGCTGGACGTACGGGTCGCCCAAGGCGCTGGACCGGCCGGTGCGGGAGTACCTGCTGGTCGACGGGAAGTTCGAGCCCCGCGAGTACACCACGGGCTTCCCGGCGGTGGTGACGCTCGCGCACCTGCCGGCGGTGGGTCAGTACTCGGTGAGCTACCTCTCGGTCGCCTCGGACGGCGAGCCGGTGCGCGGCACCATGAGCTTCCGCTACACCGGTCGGGTCACGGCGGCGCCGGCGGGCTGGCGTCCGCCGACCAACCAGCCGGACCCGTCCCTGGTGGCCGCCGCCGAGCAGCACGGCCACGGCGGCGACACCTCGGGTACGCCGGCCGCCTCACCGGTGGCGTCGTCGCCCCCGGCGGCGGCACCGCCGGCAGCGACCGACGACGGTGGCGTCCCCGGCGCGTACTGGGCCGGCGGGATCGTCGTGGTGGCCCTGGCGGTGGTCGGTTTCCTGGCGTGGCGTCGTCGCCGGCCGGCCCCGGTCGGCCGGGGCCCGGGCCGGGCGCGCGGTGCGGTCCGGGCCGGCCGTGGCGCGGGTAGGGGTGTCCGTGCCACCGGCGGCGGAGCCGCTCGCGGACCAGGCGGGGGCCGTGGGCCGGGTGGGCGCGCTCGCGGGACGGAGAAGGCCACCGGTACCCGGAGCACCGACCCGAAGCCGGCGGCCGGCTCGACATCAGCGGTCGAAGCGAAGCCGGCGGCCGGCTCGAAGGCGGCGGTCGACCTGAAGCCGGCGGTCGGCTCGGAGGTGGCGGTCGGCTCGGAGGCGGCGGCACCGGTCCCCGGTCGGGTCAGCGACACCCGGCTGGCGTTGCTGGTCGGGGCGGTGGTGGTGGCCCTGCTGGCCGGGTTCGGCATCGGCCGGATCGGCGGCGGCGACGAGCGGACCGTGGCCGCCGCCCGGACCGCCGCCGGCACCGGTTCTCCCGGTACCGGTCAGGGGATGTCGGCGGCGGACGGGCACCAGCACCCGGCCGGCGCCGGGGCACACACCCACCCTGGCGACAGCGCCGGCCAGAACCTGGTCACGGGGACGACGGTCAGCGCCGGTGGGTACACCCTGCAACCCGTCCAGCGCACCCAGCCGGCTGGCGGGACGGCGGACTACCGGTTCCGGATCGTGGGCACCGACGGCCGGGCCGCGACCCGCTTCGCGGTCGTGCACGACCGGCCGCTGCACATGATCGTGGTGGGTCGTGATCTCGGCGGCTACCAGCATCTGCACCCGACGATGGCGGCCGACGGCACCTGGCAGGTCCCGTTGCGGCTGCCCCGGCCCGGCGGCTACCGCGTCTACGCCGACTTCTCGGTGACCACGGCCGACGGCAGCCAACTGCCGCTCGTGCTGGGCGTGGACCACCACGTGCCGGGCGCGAGCAGCGCGGCTCCGCTGCCGCCGGCCCAGCCGCAGGCCACCGCCGGCCCGTTCACGGTGTCGTTCGAGGGTGCGCCCGTGGTGGGGGTGTCCACCCCGATGGTGTTCCGGGTGGGCGGCCCGGGCGCGGTGCGGTTGGAACGCTACCTGGGCGCGTACGGGCATCTGGTGGTGGTGCGTGAGGGCGACCTGGGCTACGTGCACGTGCACCCGGAGCCGGAACTGGTCGACGGGGCGGTCAAGTTCTGGCTGACCGCGCCGAGCGCCGGCCGGTACCGGGCGTTCTTCGACTTCCAGGTGGACGGGAAGGTGCACACCGCCGAGTACACCCTCGAGCTGACCTGACGGGTGTCAGGGCGGGCACGATCCCGTCTCCGTGGCGTCCGCTTCGCCGATCCCGGCGAGCAGCTCGGCGGTGGTGTGCGCCCTGACGTCGTCCGGGACGCCGTCGGCGAAGCGGCGGACGACGGCCCGGACGTGCTGCTCGGCGGGCCGGGCGAGGCCGTCGTAGACGGCGGCGAACACCTCCCGGGCCGGCTGACGGAGCCAGCCGGCGGGCAGGATCTCGGCCGGCAGCCGGGGGTCGAGGACGGGGAAGCGCCGGAAGGTGTCCATCACCTCGGTCCGTGTCCGCACCGCTTCCGCCCCGGTGACCTGCCCGGACGCCACCCGTGGCAGGAGCGGACGCCACCGGTCGAGGAAGGACCCGTAGTGCCGGCCGATCGCGGCGACGTCCCAGGCGTCGAGCGGGTCCCGCCCGGCGACGGTGTCGAGGTCGGCCTGGTGGGCCCGGAACACGGTGACGGCGCCGGGGGTGATCCGGGTCAGTAGCGCGTGGACCGGCGGGGTCAGGTCGTGCGGCGAGATCCACAACCCGTCGTACAGCGGCGCGTACCCCAGCCACCGCAGCTGCCCACGTAGGCTGCGGCGCTGCGTGCCGCGATCCTGCGGCAGCGAGAAGGCGACCAGGGTCCAGTACCCGTCCCACGGCTGCGTGGTGGCGGTGGCGGTGAGGATCCACCGGCCGCCGGCGGACAGGTTGGCGGCGGCCTCCCGGCTCAGCCGGTGGAAGCTGCGCCGACCTTCGCGGCTGCCGTCGAGGACGCCCCGGCGTACCAGTCGGCTGATCGCGGTGCGGGCGCCGGTGGGGCTGGCCCCGGACTCGGTGAGCAGCGCGACGAGCGCCGCGGAGGGAAGCCGGGCCCGGGTCCGCACGGTGTAGTCGGCGAGCAGCGTCACCGCGAGCCCCTGCGGGGAGTTCCCGGCCTGTCTGCGGGGCAGCCGAACCGCCTGGTCCGTGTCGTCCGGGAAGATCTCCTCGATGGCGAAAGGGCTGGTCACGGTGCGCTCCGGGCGGCTCGGTTCGATGCGGTTCGGCGGGACTCGACGGTGGACGGGCCGGCCGGGTCGGGGCGCGCCGCGACCAGCAGGCGGCACCCAGACTATCGAGTCAGCTCGATTGACACTTCTCGGGCCGGGAGGGAAACTATCTGTCACACGATGCGGAGCGGGCCGGGCAGGGCACCTCGGATGTCGTAGGCCAGGGGGACCGGCGCGGGAATCCGGGCGTACCCGCGCCGGGCCGCATGGCCGATCTCAACCTGCGGGGACGACGTCACCCGCGGAGATTGGCGAAGGAATCGTGCGTACCAGAATCAGACGGAAACTGCTGCTCGCCCTGGCCGCGTCGCTCGCGGCGGTCGGCCTGCTGGCCCCCTCGCTCCAACCGGCGTACGCGGCGTCG
Proteins encoded in this region:
- a CDS encoding copper resistance CopC family protein gives rise to the protein MRRHFPALVRLTSAVFAFVLASAVAVLALPGPATAHGTLAMSTPASGAAVSEPLTTVQLYFTERVAANAYFAVTAPGGGRVDDGWTYGSPKALDRPVREYLLVDGKFEPREYTTGFPAVVTLAHLPAVGQYSVSYLSVASDGEPVRGTMSFRYTGRVTAAPAGWRPPTNQPDPSLVAAAEQHGHGGDTSGTPAASPVASSPPAAAPPAATDDGGVPGAYWAGGIVVVALAVVGFLAWRRRRPAPVGRGPGRARGAVRAGRGAGRGVRATGGGAARGPGGGRGPGGRARGTEKATGTRSTDPKPAAGSTSAVEAKPAAGSKAAVDLKPAVGSEVAVGSEAAAPVPGRVSDTRLALLVGAVVVALLAGFGIGRIGGGDERTVAAARTAAGTGSPGTGQGMSAADGHQHPAGAGAHTHPGDSAGQNLVTGTTVSAGGYTLQPVQRTQPAGGTADYRFRIVGTDGRAATRFAVVHDRPLHMIVVGRDLGGYQHLHPTMAADGTWQVPLRLPRPGGYRVYADFSVTTADGSQLPLVLGVDHHVPGASSAAPLPPAQPQATAGPFTVSFEGAPVVGVSTPMVFRVGGPGAVRLERYLGAYGHLVVVREGDLGYVHVHPEPELVDGAVKFWLTAPSAGRYRAFFDFQVDGKVHTAEYTLELT
- a CDS encoding PaaX family transcriptional regulator C-terminal domain-containing protein, with amino-acid sequence MTSPFAIEEIFPDDTDQAVRLPRRQAGNSPQGLAVTLLADYTVRTRARLPSAALVALLTESGASPTGARTAISRLVRRGVLDGSREGRRSFHRLSREAAANLSAGGRWILTATATTQPWDGYWTLVAFSLPQDRGTQRRSLRGQLRWLGYAPLYDGLWISPHDLTPPVHALLTRITPGAVTVFRAHQADLDTVAGRDPLDAWDVAAIGRHYGSFLDRWRPLLPRVASGQVTGAEAVRTRTEVMDTFRRFPVLDPRLPAEILPAGWLRQPAREVFAAVYDGLARPAEQHVRAVVRRFADGVPDDVRAHTTAELLAGIGEADATETGSCPP